From Erigeron canadensis isolate Cc75 chromosome 8, C_canadensis_v1, whole genome shotgun sequence, one genomic window encodes:
- the LOC122609874 gene encoding uncharacterized protein LOC122609874, with the protein MATPTAAETTVIGIDTGFFLYGSHPFVKAQMEAIKHYADVKLQCNPKNRVGIYRMTEGYDGFELSPTNNLKEILLCVEGLASHCGGVVDFQDAVKDILAFPGWRSSNMKKRLLVFVGTSINLRMEDVRLVGLMLKEKDIILNVVNFFVLEQDMLRLYNRVPREKFQYKREELLFATSCPRLY; encoded by the exons ATGGCGACGCCGACGGCCGCTGAG ACTACAGTCATCGGTATCGACACTGGTTTCTTTCTGTACGGGAGCCACCCCTTTGTTAAGGCTCAGATGGAGGCTATTAAACATTATGCCGACGTTAAATTGCAg TGTAATCCAAAGAATCGTGTGGGCATATATAGGATGACTGAAGGCTATGATGGATTTGAGCTTTCTCCTACTAATAATCTTAAAGAAATCCTTCTTTGCGTTGAAG GTCTAGCTTCTCATTGTGGCGGTGTGGTGGATTTTCAAGATGCGGTAAAAGATATATTGGCTTTTCCTGGATGGCGCTCTTCAAATATGAAAAAGAGGTTACTTGTGTTTGTTGGAAC TTCTATTAATCTGCGTATGGAAGATGTGAGGCTAGTGGGGTTGATGCTCAAAGAAAAGGATATCATTTTGAATGTTGTCAATTTCTTTGTATTGGAACAGGACATGTTACGCTTGTACAATAGGGTACCACGTGAGAAATTCCAATATAAGAGGGAGGAGCTTCTGTTTGCGACATCCTGTCCAAgactatattaa
- the LOC122578419 gene encoding probable 2-oxoglutarate-dependent dioxygenase At3g50210 isoform X2, with the protein MSTDFQSIPLIDISPLVAKCDDPNVAEYNDVAQVVRHLDQACREAGFFYVKGHGIPDSLIKKVRDMTHKFFDLPYEEKIKIKLSDATGYRGYQQVGQNITKGVPDIHEAIDCYKELNKGMYGDYADPLVGSNKWPTEPLNFKELMEEYLILCTDLSRKIMRGIALALGGPVDVFEGKIAGDPFWVLRIIGYPGASLISDDGLPKNDVGCGAHTDYGLLTLVNQDDGITALQVRNLSGEWISAVPIPGTFVCNIGDMLKC; encoded by the exons ATGTCTACCGACTTTCAATCCATCCCTCTAATCG ACATAAGTCCTCTGGTAGCCAAATGTGATGATCCGAATGTTGCCGAGTACAATGATGTTGCACAAGTCGTAAGACATTTAGACCAGGCTTGTCGAGAAGCTGGATTCTTTTACGTG AAAGGTCATGGTATTCCTGATTCTCTTATCAAAAAAGTTCGAGATATGACACACAAGTTTTTCGATCTACCTTACGaggaaaaaatcaaaatcaaattatcGGATGCAACTGGATacag AGGATACCAGCAGGTTGGTCAAAATATAACTAAAGGCGTACCCGATATACACGAAGCTATTGAT TGTTATAAAGAACTAAACAAAGGGATGTATGGAGACTATGCTGACCCATTAGTAGGAAGCAACAAGTG GCCAACAGAacctttaaattttaaagaacTGATGGAGGAGTATCTTATTCTTTGCACGG ATCTGTCAAGAAAAATCATGCGGGGGATTGCTCTGGCACTTGGTGGCCCAGTTGATGTATTTGAAGGCAAAATAGCCGGTGATCCATTTTGGGTGTTGCGTATAATAGGTTACCCAGGTGCTTCATTAATAAGCGATGATGGCTTGCCAAAGAATGATGTTGGATG TGGGGCTCACACTGATTACG GTCTATTGACATTGGTTAATCAGGATGACGGCATAACTGCCCTTCAG GTGAGGAACCTTTCTGGTGAATGGATATCAGCAGTTCCCATCCCTGGAACATTCGTCTGCAATATCGGTGATATGTTAAAG TGTTGA
- the LOC122578419 gene encoding probable 2-oxoglutarate-dependent dioxygenase At3g50210 isoform X1, with product MSTDFQSIPLIDISPLVAKCDDPNVAEYNDVAQVVRHLDQACREAGFFYVKGHGIPDSLIKKVRDMTHKFFDLPYEEKIKIKLSDATGYRGYQQVGQNITKGVPDIHEAIDCYKELNKGMYGDYADPLVGSNKWPTEPLNFKELMEEYLILCTDLSRKIMRGIALALGGPVDVFEGKIAGDPFWVLRIIGYPGASLISDDGLPKNDVGCGAHTDYGLLTLVNQDDGITALQVRNLSGEWISAVPIPGTFVCNIGDMLKILTNGLYESTLHRVINNSPKYRVCVAYFYETNFNAAISPLDMCMKKSGGNKKFGTAIYGEHLVGKVVNNFAY from the exons ATGTCTACCGACTTTCAATCCATCCCTCTAATCG ACATAAGTCCTCTGGTAGCCAAATGTGATGATCCGAATGTTGCCGAGTACAATGATGTTGCACAAGTCGTAAGACATTTAGACCAGGCTTGTCGAGAAGCTGGATTCTTTTACGTG AAAGGTCATGGTATTCCTGATTCTCTTATCAAAAAAGTTCGAGATATGACACACAAGTTTTTCGATCTACCTTACGaggaaaaaatcaaaatcaaattatcGGATGCAACTGGATacag AGGATACCAGCAGGTTGGTCAAAATATAACTAAAGGCGTACCCGATATACACGAAGCTATTGAT TGTTATAAAGAACTAAACAAAGGGATGTATGGAGACTATGCTGACCCATTAGTAGGAAGCAACAAGTG GCCAACAGAacctttaaattttaaagaacTGATGGAGGAGTATCTTATTCTTTGCACGG ATCTGTCAAGAAAAATCATGCGGGGGATTGCTCTGGCACTTGGTGGCCCAGTTGATGTATTTGAAGGCAAAATAGCCGGTGATCCATTTTGGGTGTTGCGTATAATAGGTTACCCAGGTGCTTCATTAATAAGCGATGATGGCTTGCCAAAGAATGATGTTGGATG TGGGGCTCACACTGATTACG GTCTATTGACATTGGTTAATCAGGATGACGGCATAACTGCCCTTCAG GTGAGGAACCTTTCTGGTGAATGGATATCAGCAGTTCCCATCCCTGGAACATTCGTCTGCAATATCGGTGATATGTTAAAG ATTCTAACAAATGGTCTTTATGAATCGACATTGCATCGGGTCATCAACAACTCTCCTAAGTACAGAGTTTGTGTGGCTTATTTTTATGAG ACGAATTTCAATGCTGCAATAAGTCCCTTGGATATGTGTATGAAGAAGAGTGGTGGAAACAAGAAGTTTGGAACAGCAATATATGGGGAGCATCTAGTTGGTAAAGTTGTGAATAATTTTGCATATTGA
- the LOC122610111 gene encoding uncharacterized protein LOC122610111 has product MAYNVSTNEYLKLLHELGGYHVPKNILDSLSGYTKSIYRSEIENSFSAPMLLIGLYIAFASLVCILAMAADLVHGLHSRKLWFPCKYFKINSFYLTVIAVAMKLPVDLTGSMPGVVDQMAKVGSMAFMCTVMANLLPCLATMDDNDLYSNMAALSVFVITMVVNVFIQIKTGVVSASTYNKDPRITALVSSKHDVVALPKIYTMLPTIYVALLLVLLILYASSFFALLTSKEKIKSHYPNFNNQCSRMYLDSSGRCSTFQKLKEYVETHWFMAGSSSSQFIFTGCFQMTCASGVICVVVTILHILTVSWTFEAMLAKDYDSDYSWSMIVIVILQLIGVMIGTVAPLCRCFAPVLSFNVTSIFDNIVTLLGWMGKSYFWRYHLLEAVMQSFKWLILRFCIVLHVLVLVVCSIIALSLNYFPFCVKRLLKTVFTSSNNLDRDIQIDISTLVEDYLSEWHVNRRMYDRLKKLVKQFFQKGKRNQPYIELLKKSTPGFHEVGRLERTKRYSNLSKYDTYWSLQVVTLATIACSLPEIGKNEVDCLLRSVRECLPYVMLVDESFSNTSHHIQKMVKVLWKGVDVSKKWLENKLLDYPSQLIPAQQVVEWFKDTARNTSWETSNITATVRDEDERELCIVVMRYLSEGILNPNAWDGDNVFASQQKLFDSLSSIIADTIAACLTNLQQVIIKKCNPSVAEEREDSVKGAALLLGETEQLIKILQQSDLPNINRSDMPFFNKWVAYYKSSDVP; this is encoded by the coding sequence ATGGCTTACAACGTCTCAACAAATGAGTATCTTAAGCTTTTGCATGAACTTGGAGGCTATCATGTTCCTAAAAATATTCTCGATTCCTTGTCGGGATACACAAAGTCTATATATCGATCAGAAATTGAAAACAGTTTTAGCGCACCTATGTTATTGATTGGTCTGTACATCGCGTTTGCATCTCTCGTTTGCATCCTTGCCATGGCGGCTGATTTAGTACATGGTCTTCATAGCAGAAAGCTATGGTTTCCGTgcaagtattttaaaattaactcTTTTTATCTTACCGTGATAGCGGTTGCAATGAAGTTACCAGTGGATCTAACTGGTTCGATGCCTGGTGTTGTGGACCAAATGGCAAAGGTTGGAAGCATGGCCTTTATGTGTACCGTAATGGCTAATTTACTCCCTTGTTTAGCAACCATGGATGACAATGACCTTTATTCAAACATGGCAGCTTTGAGTGTTTTTGTCATCACCATGGTTGTGAATGTTTTCATTCAGATAAAAACGGGTGTTGTGTCCGCATCAACCTATAATAAAGATCCCCGTATTACTGCCCTTGTTTCATCTAAACATGATGTTGTAGCACTCCCTAAAATCTATACCATGTTACCAACCATTTATGTGGCGTTGTTACTCGTGTTGTTGATTCTATATGCATCTTCATTTTTCGCTCTTCTAACATCCAAAGAGAAAATAAAATCCCATTACCCAAATTTTAATAATCAATGTTCCCGCATGTATTTAGATTCATCAGGAAGATGTTCAACATTTCAGAAGCTAAAAGAGTATGTCGAAACTCATTGGTTCATGGCAGGAAGTAGCAGCTCCCAATTCATATTTACAGGTTGCTTTCAGATGACATGTGCTTCTGGGGTAATATGTGTTGTTGTGACTATCTTACACATTCTTACCGTATCATGGACTTTTGAAGCTATGTTGGCCAAGGACTATGATTCTGATTATAGTTGGTCCATGATAGTAATTGTCATTTTACAACTTATTGGGGTCATGATTGGTACAGTTGCACCACTATGTAGATGTTTTGCACCCGTTTTAAGCTTCAATGTAACTTCAATTTTCGATAATATCGTTACGCTTCTAGGCTGGATGGGGAAGTCATATTTTTGGAGATATCACCTGCTTGAGGCCGTTATGCAGTCTTTCAAATGGCTAATTCTCCGTTTTTGTATAGTTTTACATGTGCTAGTTCTGGTGGTGTGCAGCATAATAGCCTTAAGCCTGAATTACTTTCCGTTTTGTGTCAAGAGGTTGTTAAAGACCGTGTTTACTTCATCTAACAACTTGGACCGAGATATACAAATTGACATCAGTACTTTAGTTGAGGACTATTTATCTGAGTGGCATGTCAATCGTAGAATGTATGACCGCCTTAAAAAACTCGTGAAGCAGTTCTTCcaaaaaggtaaaagaaatCAACCCTACATTGAACTACTGAAAAAGTCTACTCCTGGTTTTCATGAAGTTGGAAGGTTAGAGCGTACTAAAAGGTATTCTAACCTTTCAAAATATGACACTTATTGGAGCTTGCAGGTGGTAACCCTAGCAACAATTGCTTGTTCTCTTCCTGAAATTGGAAAGAATGAAGTTGATTGTCTGTTGAGAAGTGTGAGGGAATGTTTACCATATGTCATGCTTGTGGACGAATCCTTCAGTAATACTTCTCACCATATTCAAAAGATGGTTAAAGTCTTGTGGAAAGGTGTTGATGTCTCCAAAAAGTGGTTAGAAAACAAGCTACTGGATTATCCTTCTCAATTGATTCCAGCTCAACAGGTTGTTGAATGGTTCAAGGATACAGCTAGAAACACAAGTTGGGAGACCAGCAATATTACTGCAACAGTTAGAGATGAGGATGAAAGGGAACTTTGTATCGTTGTAATGCGCTATTTATCTGAAGGTATCCTTAATCCCAATGCTTGGGACGGTGACAACGTGTTCGCTAGTCAGCAGAAATTATTTGACAGCTTATCATCAATTATTGCGGACACAATAGCTGCTTGTCTCACCAACTTACAGcaagttataataaaaaaatgcaaTCCTAGTGTGGCAGAGGAAAGGGAGGACAGTGTCAAAGGTGCAGCCTTACTTCTAGGTGAGACGGAACAATTAATCAAAATACTTCAACAAAGCGATCTTCCAAACATCAACCGAAGTGACATGCCATTTTTCAACAAATGGGTTGCTTATTACAAGAGTAGTGATGTTCCTTAA
- the LOC122579611 gene encoding tRNA-dihydrouridine(16/17) synthase [NAD(P)(+)]-like, producing the protein MKFKFIFKSPTTTISHLSTNHPLIMPFSTLTETLNSVANTADNLCSETPPPPPEQPPFLNPVMTREDRVEKAWSQWLKIGEPKFIVAPMVDNSELPFRILCRKYGAQAAYTPMLHSRIFSENHKYRSQEFTTCKEDRPLFVQFCANDPETLLEAARRVEAYCDYVDINLGCPQRIARRGNYGAFLMDNLPVIKSLVEKLAVNLSVPVSCKIRIFPDLQDTLNYAKMLEDAGCSLLAVHGRTRDEKDGRKIRANWDAIRAVKMALKIPVLANGNIRHMDDVQNCLDQTGADGVLSAESLLENPALFAGFRTVDLLSGIQNGNHDGNLDQGDLVVEYLKLCEKYPVPWRMIASHVHKMLGEWFRVHPHVREDLNKQSKLSFEFMYDMVNRLRDLGVTKPL; encoded by the exons atgaaattcaaattcaTTTTCAAATCCCCGACCACCACAATATCCCATCTTTCCACCAACCACCCACTAATCATGCCTTTCTCTACTCTAACCGAAACCCTAAATTCCGTCGCCAACACTGCCGACAATCTCTGCTCAGAAACACCCCCTCCACCACCTGAACAACCTCCATTTCTAAACCCAGTTATGACCCGAGAAGACCGGGTCGAAAAAGCCTGGTCTCAGTGGCTAAAAATCGGTGAACCCAAATTCATAGTTGCACCAATGGTTGATAATTCCGAACTTCCGTTTCGTATTTTGTGTCGAAAATATGGAGCTCAAGCTGCTTATACACCTATGCTTCATTCTCGTATATTTTCCGAAAACCATAAGTATAGGTCTCAGGAATTTACTACCTGCAAG GAAGACCGACCGTTGTTCGTTCAGTTTTGTGCTAATGATCCCGAGACGTTGTTAGAAGCAGCGCGACGAGTGGAGGCTTATTGTGATTATGTTGACATCAATTTGGG GTGCCCTCAGCGTATTGCCAGGCGGGGAAATTATGGAGCCTTCCTAATGGATAATCTTCCTGTTATCAAATCCTTGGTGGAAAAACTAGCCGTTAACCTTAGTGTACCTGTTTCTTGCAAAATCAGAATCTTCCCAGACTTGCAAGACACTCTAAACTATGCAAAAATGCTAGAAGATGCAGGTTGCTCTCTTCTTGCAGTCCATGGACGCACTAGAGATGAAAAAGATGGGAGAAAAATTAGAGCAAATTGGGATGCAATACGGGCAGTTAAAATGGCTCTTAAAATCCCGGTTCTTGCAAATGGCAATATCCGTCATATGGATGATGTCCAAAATTGCTTAGACCAAACTGGTGCTGATGGAGTACTCTCAGCCGAATCTCTTCTTGAAAATCCTGCTCTCTTTGCTGGATTCAGAACTGTTGATTTGCTGTCTGGTATTCAAAATGGTAATCATGATGGGAATCTGGATCAGGGTGATTTAGTGGTTGAATATTTGAAGCTATGTGAGAAATATCCTGTGCCATGGAGGATGATTGCATCCCATGTTCATAAGATGTTGGGAGAGTGGTTTAGGGTTCATCCACATGTAAGGGAGGATCTTAATAAACAATCCAAACTAAGCTTTGAGTTCATGTATGATATGGTTAATCGTCTCCGGGATCTTGGTGTTACAAAACCTCTTTAG